The following are encoded together in the Lagopus muta isolate bLagMut1 chromosome Z, bLagMut1 primary, whole genome shotgun sequence genome:
- the LOC125686757 gene encoding granzyme A-like, protein MGVFLTLSTSAAIVLLIIPGDLCVDIIGGHEVAPHSRPFMAMLEGEEFCGGALIKPNWVLTAAHCNLEGGRVILGAHSRTKREKEKQVIEIAKEIRYPGYSDRKKEHDIMLLKLTKRAKINNAVKVIPLPTSGKDLKPGTTCRVAGWGETENYMKKFPSDTLKEVNVTVISRTICNDKKHYNYNPRITKNMICAGGSKREKADSCEGDSGGPLICNNVMKGVTSFGKSPCGSPNGPGVYTLITNQYLKWIRKTIGGDLQTEY, encoded by the exons ATGGGTGTTTTTCTCACTCTgtccacctctgctgccatcgtTCTCCTGATAATCCCTGGAG ATTTGTGCGTGGATATCATCGGAGGACATGAAGTAGCACCACACTCGAGACCATTTATGGCCATGCTCGAAGGAGAAGAATTTTGTGGAGGAGCTTTGATCAAGCCAAACTGGGTGTTAACAGCTGCTCATTGCAATCT GGAAGGAGGCAGAGTTATTCTTGGAGCCCATTCACggacaaaaagggaaaaagaaaaacaggttaTTGAGATTGCAAAAGAAATTCGCTACCCAGGCTactctgacagaaaaaaagaacatgacaTTATGCTGCTGAAG CTTACgaaaagagcaaaaattaaTAACGCTGTGAAAGTAATTCCCCTGCCTACCTCTGGTAAAGATCTCAAACCAGGAACAACCTGTAGAGTAGCAGGATGGGGAGAAACTGAGAATTACATGAAAAAATTCCCTTCTGATACCCTGAAAGAAGTTAACGTCACTGTCATCAGTAGAACAATCTGCAATGACAAGAAACATTACAATTACAATCCTCGTATAACAAAAAACATGATATGTGCAGGAGGAtccaagagagaaaaagcagactCATGTGAA GGGGATTCAGGTGGACCCTTAATATGCAATAATGTGATGAAAGGTGTCACATCTTTTGGGAAGTCACCATGTGGTTCTCCTAATGGTCCTGGTGTCTACACTCTCATCACAAACCAGTACCTTAAGTGGATAAGGAAAACCATTGGCGGAGACTTACAGACCGAGTATTGA